One genomic window of Haloferax mediterranei ATCC 33500 includes the following:
- a CDS encoding DUF4013 domain-containing protein: MLEDGISYPLEGDNALGRIVIGSLLVLGSFLIIPMFLLFGYLVRVLGATASGDPEPPAFDDWGGMAVDGVKGFVVTLVYGFVPFALIAVSFGIGMGGAGTGNDAAAGILGGIGALGMLVSFVALFVLYYLVPAALTNMAVEGDFGAAFDFSRLKDILLSVDYLVAWLIPFLIAFVAQAVTSLLVTVTFGLGFILVPTIQFYTNVAVFYMFGRAFGKVTGVGAPQQSATTGVA, translated from the coding sequence ATGCTTGAAGACGGTATTTCTTACCCCTTAGAAGGGGATAACGCGCTTGGTCGTATCGTAATTGGCTCTCTCCTAGTGCTCGGGAGTTTCCTCATCATCCCGATGTTCCTCTTATTCGGCTATCTTGTCCGTGTTCTCGGAGCGACTGCCAGTGGTGACCCAGAGCCACCAGCATTCGACGACTGGGGTGGGATGGCTGTAGACGGCGTGAAAGGCTTTGTCGTCACACTCGTATACGGATTCGTTCCGTTCGCCCTCATCGCAGTCAGTTTCGGAATCGGAATGGGGGGTGCAGGGACCGGTAACGACGCCGCTGCAGGAATTCTCGGCGGTATCGGTGCGCTTGGGATGCTCGTGAGCTTCGTCGCACTGTTCGTCCTCTACTACCTCGTCCCGGCCGCACTCACAAACATGGCTGTCGAAGGGGACTTCGGCGCTGCATTCGACTTCAGCCGTCTCAAAGACATTCTGCTGAGTGTCGATTACCTCGTCGCATGGCTCATTCCATTCCTCATTGCATTCGTCGCTCAGGCCGTGACCAGCCTCCTTGTAACCGTCACGTTCGGGCTCGGATTCATCCTCGTCCCCACGATTCAGTTCTACACGAACGTTGCCGTGTTCTACATGTTCGGACGAGCCTTCGGGAAAGTCACCGGTGTCGGCGCGCCTCAACAGTCGGCTACGACTGGGGTCGCGTAA
- a CDS encoding CaiB/BaiF CoA transferase family protein, which yields MIPDKPLDGITVVDAASLYAGPLTAMMLGDFGAEVIKVEHPEYGDSLREFGDYPEELSWKWVNRNKKSVPLDLHEEDGQEIFKDLVADADVLVENFRPGTLEDWGIGWETLSALNETLVMVRVTGFGQTGPYKDRPGFGTLVEAMSGYAYSTGQADGPPTLPPTAMADSICALHSTYAAVMALYWRDVHDGSGQYIDSSILEAMFGMLGDHVIEYGQKEIDHERSGNRSSRTAPRNTYRTKDDRWVAISGSSQSIAERILRIVGGEELATDPRFRTMKDRLEHVEELDAIIAEWMSEHTRTEVIEIFEEHEAAIGPVNNMADIFRDQHFAERDAVIYIDGEDEESIPMRGVFPKLSATPGGVDHPGPSLGSHALSTITERTDRSEADVRRLAAEGVTTLGGETRD from the coding sequence ATGATTCCAGACAAACCCCTAGACGGAATTACCGTCGTCGACGCGGCAAGCCTCTATGCTGGGCCACTGACAGCCATGATGCTCGGTGATTTCGGTGCCGAAGTCATCAAGGTCGAACACCCCGAGTACGGAGACTCGCTCCGCGAGTTCGGTGACTACCCCGAAGAGCTCTCGTGGAAGTGGGTCAACCGGAATAAAAAGAGCGTCCCCCTCGACCTCCACGAAGAGGACGGCCAAGAGATCTTCAAAGATCTCGTCGCGGACGCTGATGTCCTCGTCGAGAACTTCAGGCCGGGAACGCTGGAAGACTGGGGAATCGGGTGGGAGACGCTCTCTGCACTCAACGAGACCCTCGTGATGGTTCGCGTGACCGGATTCGGACAGACGGGCCCGTACAAGGACCGCCCTGGCTTCGGCACGCTCGTCGAGGCGATGAGCGGCTATGCGTACTCGACGGGACAGGCTGACGGTCCACCCACCCTCCCACCGACCGCGATGGCCGATTCCATCTGCGCACTCCACTCCACGTACGCCGCGGTGATGGCGCTCTACTGGCGCGATGTCCACGACGGAAGCGGCCAGTACATCGATTCGTCGATTCTGGAGGCGATGTTCGGGATGCTCGGCGACCACGTCATCGAGTACGGACAGAAAGAAATCGACCACGAGCGGTCGGGCAATCGAAGCAGTCGGACCGCACCGCGGAACACCTACCGGACGAAGGACGACCGCTGGGTCGCCATCTCGGGGAGTTCACAGAGCATCGCCGAGCGTATTCTCCGCATCGTCGGTGGAGAGGAACTGGCAACGGACCCCCGGTTTCGGACGATGAAAGACCGCCTAGAGCACGTCGAAGAACTCGACGCTATCATCGCGGAATGGATGAGTGAACACACTCGCACGGAGGTTATCGAAATCTTCGAGGAGCACGAGGCGGCCATCGGGCCGGTCAACAACATGGCCGATATCTTCCGTGACCAGCACTTCGCCGAGCGCGACGCGGTTATCTATATCGACGGCGAGGACGAGGAATCCATCCCAATGCGGGGTGTCTTCCCGAAACTCTCCGCGACACCCGGGGGAGTGGACCACCCCGGGCCGTCACTCGGGTCACACGCGCTGTCGACAATCACCGAACGAACCGACCGGTCCGAAGCGGACGTGCGGCGACTGGCGGCCGAGGGCGTCACGACACTCGGAGGTGAGACGCGTGACTGA
- a CDS encoding ABC transporter substrate-binding protein: MASSNHDERTDASEQEFSRRRYLVGAASVVGAATLAGCSGTGDGSGDDSTPGTSVEEQEPQVPEGTPEVVETQYWHDWETIDAANPPLDYSAAAAAGLDPLPVEFSSEDDPWMREHALMVKRAANSLGLAVELNDRPLNQLYAQSWETPGLEAIVSMSTHGPDPQRGLDPNPLLMRRHKDSLSNYDNYFHPKLNDLLDRQRKVTGDNEKRQELVSQAQQLFAEDVGGLITLFPDVITAVNTNKWSGYVKTPGNGPTGDSFRWTEVNLQPETDQTTYVKGVTTSMNSLNLPWAAGGAEEKRLTFVYDGLFDATPDLEVVPALATDAKFTDDTTVEMSLREGVTWHDGEPFTAEDVKFTVELYKEQSSTSQVPFYEPVESVEVLGEHSVRFNLSTPDAAFMTQRVVRSVILPKHKWENVDNPSQHNPQTPVGTGPFKVEKWEQGTRFEVSRNDDHWLFDDDVRGEYLGDQTATGPGIERIIWINVGNVDSLIGALQQGKVDAIGTTLSNTQANRASSTSGIEKSVTENFAPLDTKLNFSCPLIRDKEFRVAFAKAVDEESFVESVLEGRATVPNGENPISPITQWHEPDTKKYENDVEGAKAILRKAGYTWDSNDNIRFPNGEAWAAFVERVQNGNTHKRRSELGQPDFS; the protein is encoded by the coding sequence ATGGCATCAAGCAACCATGACGAACGAACGGATGCAAGCGAGCAGGAGTTCTCCCGACGACGATACCTTGTAGGGGCTGCAAGCGTCGTTGGCGCGGCTACGCTCGCGGGGTGTAGTGGCACTGGGGATGGCTCAGGCGACGATTCAACACCGGGTACCAGTGTCGAAGAACAGGAACCGCAGGTCCCCGAGGGAACGCCGGAGGTCGTCGAAACTCAGTACTGGCACGACTGGGAGACCATCGATGCGGCCAACCCACCGCTCGACTACAGTGCGGCGGCGGCGGCGGGCTTAGACCCTCTCCCCGTCGAGTTTTCCAGCGAAGACGACCCGTGGATGCGCGAGCACGCGCTGATGGTAAAGCGGGCTGCCAACAGTCTGGGCCTCGCTGTCGAACTCAACGACCGCCCACTCAACCAGCTGTACGCCCAAAGTTGGGAGACTCCCGGCCTGGAGGCAATCGTCTCGATGAGCACCCACGGGCCGGACCCCCAGCGGGGCCTCGACCCGAATCCCTTGTTGATGCGGCGTCACAAGGACAGCCTCTCCAACTACGACAATTACTTCCATCCAAAACTCAACGACCTCCTCGACCGACAGCGGAAGGTCACGGGTGACAACGAAAAGCGCCAAGAACTCGTAAGTCAGGCACAACAGCTCTTCGCCGAGGACGTCGGTGGACTCATCACCCTCTTTCCGGACGTCATCACGGCAGTCAATACGAACAAGTGGAGCGGCTACGTCAAGACGCCGGGTAACGGTCCGACGGGGGATTCCTTCCGGTGGACGGAAGTCAACCTCCAGCCCGAAACCGACCAGACGACGTACGTCAAGGGCGTCACGACGTCGATGAACTCACTGAACCTGCCGTGGGCGGCAGGTGGCGCTGAAGAAAAGCGCCTGACGTTCGTCTACGACGGACTCTTCGATGCAACACCCGACTTAGAAGTCGTTCCTGCGCTCGCGACGGATGCGAAGTTCACCGACGACACGACCGTAGAGATGAGCCTCCGCGAGGGCGTCACGTGGCACGACGGAGAGCCGTTTACCGCAGAAGACGTCAAGTTCACTGTCGAACTCTACAAAGAACAGTCCTCGACGAGTCAGGTGCCGTTTTACGAACCCGTCGAAAGCGTCGAGGTACTCGGCGAGCACTCGGTCCGATTCAACCTCTCGACGCCCGACGCGGCGTTCATGACGCAGCGAGTCGTCCGCAGCGTCATCCTCCCCAAACACAAGTGGGAGAACGTCGACAACCCATCTCAGCACAACCCGCAGACGCCGGTTGGGACGGGTCCTTTCAAGGTGGAAAAATGGGAGCAAGGAACGCGATTCGAGGTGTCGCGGAACGACGACCACTGGCTGTTCGACGACGACGTGCGCGGCGAATACCTCGGCGACCAGACTGCGACTGGTCCCGGCATCGAGCGGATTATCTGGATCAACGTCGGCAACGTCGACTCCCTCATCGGCGCGCTTCAACAGGGGAAAGTCGACGCCATCGGAACGACGCTCTCGAACACGCAGGCGAACCGCGCTTCGTCCACGAGCGGTATCGAGAAGTCCGTCACGGAGAACTTCGCGCCGCTCGATACGAAACTGAATTTCTCCTGTCCGCTCATCCGCGACAAGGAGTTCCGCGTTGCCTTCGCCAAAGCAGTCGACGAGGAGAGCTTCGTTGAATCCGTTCTCGAGGGAAGAGCAACAGTTCCGAACGGCGAGAACCCGATTTCGCCGATTACGCAGTGGCACGAACCGGATACGAAGAAGTACGAAAACGACGTCGAGGGAGCGAAAGCCATCCTCCGCAAGGCCGGGTACACCTGGGACTCAAACGACAACATCCGGTTCCCCAACGGGGAAGCATGGGCTGCGTTCGTCGAGCGAGTTCAAAACGGAAATACCCATAAACGCCGGTCTGAGCTCGGTCAGCCAGACTTCTCGTGA
- the katG gene encoding catalase/peroxidase HPI — MNWSDQDWWPNQLKLEILDQNARQTDPMGEEFDYAEEFETLDFEAVKADIEEVMTTSQDWWPADYGHYGPLFIRMAWHSAGTYRTVDGRGGAAGGRQRLPPISSWPDNVNLDKARRLLWSVKQKYGRKLSWGDLIVLAGNVALESMGFETFGFAGGREDDYVPDKAVDWGPEDEWEKTSSDRFDEEGDLKEPLGNTVMGLIYVNPEGPNGEPDVEGSAKNIRQAFSRMAMNDEETVALIAGGHTFGKVHGADSGDNLGPEPEAAPIDLQGLGWENEYGSGKGPDTITSGIEGPWNTTPTQWDMGYIDNLLEYKWWPEQGPGGAWQWTTQGGELDDAAPGVEDPSEKEDVMMLTTDIALKRDPDFREVLERFQENPDEFQECFAKAWYKLIHRDMGPPERFLGPEVPDEVMLWQDPLPDADYDLIDDEAAAELKEEILGSDLSVSQLVKTAWASASTYRDSDKRGGANGARIRLEPQRSWEVNEPEELETVLETLEGIQDEFNSSQSDETRVSLADLIVLGGNAAVEKAAADAGYDVEIPFEPGRTDATQEQTDVESFEALKPKADGFRNYIESGVDEKPEELLVDKAELLNLTVEEMTVLVGGMRALDANYQGSDLGVFTDEPETLTNDFFVNLLDMDYEWEPVSDSEDMFELRDRETGEVQWKGSRFDLIFGSNARLRTVAEVYGAADGEEKFVHDFVETWHKVMTLDRFDLE, encoded by the coding sequence ATGAATTGGTCCGACCAAGACTGGTGGCCGAATCAGTTGAAATTGGAGATTCTCGACCAGAACGCTCGTCAGACCGATCCGATGGGCGAGGAGTTCGACTACGCCGAGGAGTTCGAAACACTCGACTTCGAAGCCGTGAAGGCGGATATCGAAGAGGTAATGACGACCTCGCAAGACTGGTGGCCGGCCGACTACGGTCACTACGGGCCGCTCTTCATTCGGATGGCGTGGCACAGCGCGGGCACGTACCGCACCGTTGACGGCCGCGGCGGTGCGGCCGGTGGTCGACAGCGCCTCCCACCGATCAGCAGTTGGCCGGACAACGTGAACCTCGACAAGGCTCGTCGCCTGCTCTGGTCGGTCAAGCAGAAGTACGGCCGCAAGCTCTCGTGGGGTGACCTGATTGTCTTGGCCGGAAACGTCGCGCTGGAGTCGATGGGCTTCGAGACGTTCGGCTTCGCCGGCGGCCGCGAAGACGACTACGTGCCCGATAAGGCAGTCGATTGGGGTCCGGAGGACGAGTGGGAGAAGACTTCCTCCGACCGCTTCGACGAGGAGGGCGACCTCAAGGAACCGCTCGGCAACACCGTGATGGGCCTCATCTACGTGAATCCGGAAGGTCCGAACGGCGAGCCGGACGTCGAGGGCTCCGCGAAGAACATCCGACAGGCGTTCAGCCGAATGGCGATGAACGACGAGGAGACTGTCGCCCTCATCGCTGGTGGCCACACCTTCGGGAAGGTCCACGGTGCTGACTCCGGCGACAACCTCGGACCCGAGCCCGAAGCAGCTCCGATCGACCTGCAGGGTCTCGGTTGGGAGAACGAGTACGGCTCCGGCAAAGGTCCCGACACGATTACCAGCGGGATCGAGGGCCCGTGGAACACCACACCGACTCAGTGGGACATGGGTTACATCGACAACTTGCTCGAGTACAAATGGTGGCCTGAGCAGGGTCCCGGCGGTGCCTGGCAGTGGACCACACAGGGCGGCGAGTTAGACGACGCTGCACCCGGTGTCGAGGACCCGTCGGAGAAGGAAGACGTGATGATGTTAACGACGGACATCGCCCTGAAGCGAGACCCGGACTTCCGGGAGGTTCTCGAGCGCTTCCAGGAGAACCCCGACGAGTTCCAGGAGTGCTTCGCAAAGGCCTGGTACAAGCTTATTCACCGCGACATGGGCCCGCCGGAGCGGTTCCTCGGCCCCGAAGTCCCGGACGAAGTAATGCTGTGGCAGGACCCCCTGCCGGACGCAGACTACGACCTCATCGACGACGAAGCGGCCGCCGAACTCAAGGAAGAGATTCTCGGTTCGGACCTCTCCGTCTCTCAACTGGTCAAGACCGCGTGGGCGTCGGCATCGACGTACCGCGACAGCGACAAGCGCGGCGGCGCAAACGGCGCGCGCATCCGTCTCGAACCGCAGCGGAGCTGGGAAGTGAACGAGCCGGAAGAGCTTGAGACGGTATTGGAGACGCTCGAAGGTATTCAGGACGAGTTCAACAGTTCGCAGTCTGATGAGACCAGAGTCTCGCTCGCCGACCTGATCGTGCTGGGCGGTAACGCGGCCGTCGAGAAGGCGGCGGCAGACGCCGGGTACGACGTGGAAATTCCGTTCGAGCCCGGACGGACGGACGCCACGCAGGAACAGACCGACGTCGAGTCGTTCGAGGCACTCAAGCCGAAAGCCGACGGGTTCCGGAACTACATCGAGAGCGGTGTCGACGAGAAGCCCGAAGAACTGCTGGTGGACAAGGCGGAACTGCTGAACCTGACGGTCGAAGAGATGACGGTCCTTGTCGGCGGGATGCGGGCGCTGGACGCGAACTACCAGGGCTCCGATCTCGGCGTCTTCACCGACGAGCCGGAGACGCTGACTAACGACTTCTTCGTGAACCTGCTCGACATGGACTACGAGTGGGAACCGGTCTCGGACTCCGAGGACATGTTCGAGCTACGCGACCGTGAGACGGGCGAAGTCCAGTGGAAAGGGTCCAGGTTCGACCTCATCTTCGGGTCGAACGCCCGACTTCGTACCGTCGCGGAAGTCTACGGAGCTGCTGACGGCGAGGAGAAATTTGTGCACGACTTCGTAGAGACGTGGCACAAAGTGATGACCCTCGACCGCTTCGACCTCGAATAA
- a CDS encoding helix-turn-helix domain-containing protein, with product MEKIDARIDDVRSIELDNAFYVEDGTWIESLTVSSGTDFDPATLIEDISGVSLFYTQEIPTGPTNLTIRRLTILANESYPFILGLVLRNEAIPNRILLQRDTFQVVITVRNWDRFRDLADNIQETLGAFELLSVNQIDEPGEPLDSGRLTEVLVTKLPEEQLAILETAYNRGYFEVPREASATDIAEEFDIAQSTMSERLRTAERNLLEIIYGPRES from the coding sequence ATGGAGAAAATCGATGCACGGATAGACGACGTGCGGAGCATCGAGCTTGACAATGCCTTCTACGTGGAAGACGGAACATGGATTGAATCACTTACCGTGTCGTCGGGGACGGATTTCGACCCGGCCACACTTATCGAGGACATTTCGGGAGTTTCGCTCTTCTACACACAGGAAATCCCAACTGGGCCGACAAACCTCACTATCCGCCGGCTTACCATTCTCGCAAACGAGTCGTATCCATTCATACTTGGGCTGGTTCTTCGGAACGAAGCGATTCCGAACCGGATTCTCCTCCAACGCGATACGTTCCAGGTCGTCATTACGGTTCGAAACTGGGACCGGTTCCGTGACCTGGCCGATAATATTCAAGAGACGCTCGGTGCATTCGAACTATTAAGTGTCAACCAAATTGACGAACCGGGAGAACCACTGGATAGTGGACGACTAACCGAAGTTCTGGTGACGAAACTCCCCGAGGAACAACTCGCAATTCTCGAAACGGCCTACAACAGGGGATACTTCGAAGTTCCGCGTGAAGCAAGTGCAACGGATATCGCCGAGGAGTTCGACATCGCCCAATCGACGATGAGCGAACGATTGCGAACTGCGGAACGAAACCTGCTCGAGATTATCTACGGACCACGCGAATCATAA